One stretch of Prinia subflava isolate CZ2003 ecotype Zambia chromosome 19, Cam_Psub_1.2, whole genome shotgun sequence DNA includes these proteins:
- the SSH1 gene encoding protein phosphatase Slingshot homolog 1 isoform X1, with amino-acid sequence MALVTLQRSPTPSAASSASTSEAEVGSDEERRLNVSLSESFFMVKGAALFLQQGNSSQGQRSLQHPHKHAGDLPQHLQVMINLLRCEDRIKLAVRLESVWSDRVRYMVVVYSSGRQDTEENILLGVDFSSKESKSCTIGMVLRLWSDTKIHLDGDGGFSVSTAGRMHIFKPVSVQAMWSALQILHKACEVARRYNYFPGGVALVWATYYESCISSDQSCINEWNAMQDLESTRPDSPALFVDKPTERERTERLIKAKLRSIMTSKDLENVTSKEIRNELEKHMNCNLKEFKEFIDNEMLLILGQMDKPSLIFDHLYLGSEWNASNLEELQGSGIDYILNVTREIDNFFPGLFAYHNIRVYDEETTDLLAHWNEAYHFINKAKKNHSKCLVHCKMGVSRSASTVIAYAMKEFGWSLEKAYNYVKQKRSITRPNAGFMRQLLEYEGILDASKQRHNKLWKQQAESNLPQSTDGTAGSGDFLLESLDIDLENRLADLDMPSQSAYLDNRGGPDGSAGFHYCFRRLSDTLLENKIPADREGFFHMEQLERDALVGQPPSAPSQGRLLEMGKAPQRAEPLAELGGFCEKEAKKKLDFSPRKGRMVLGEPGEDGVREENPMEKWKRRLSMHKEESRLNRENLNNNNSKRSCPEDFEHDAVFGILSKVKPSYQSCTDCMYSSAGLAPEPFGEQCERLGAARRSSAICTQPPLLSHLHSHPMEHLPSRATPEEPGRTKHSEASLPLAPAAGAVEGGTCRSLDQHCGLLERAKDAPKTPEKTPLPRRNSHCDRSLLHAEVGREESLARKDPRPTKDLKYLLFSKDLEKPSANSYLMQHQESLLQLQKAGLVRKHTKELERLKSLPSDASALLRDSRVDSSIVEESEDFMSHPSLVPLLAPAPLAPGGAENDLEKPGVRRVLEGSSQKTSTPAGCRLEHTSSFTKDFLKTICYTPSSSRSSNLTRSSSSDSIHSVRGKPGLVKQRTQEIETRLRLAGLTVSSPLKRSNSLAKLGCLNLSSEDLSSDVDVSTITDSKEAVSSEGSALCEPPLRSADGASRPGVKPLPGNLKNTLWMGKS; translated from the exons cctcagcGAGAGCTTTTTCATGGTGAAAGGTGCAGCCCTTTTCTTACAGCAAGGAAACAGCTCCCAGGGCCAGCGAAGCCTCCAGCATCCCCACAAACATGCAG GTGACTtgccccagcacctccaggtgATGATCAACCTCCTGCGCTGTGAGGACAGGATCAAACTG GCCGTGCGCTTGGAGAGCGTGTGGAGCGACCGCGTGCGCTACATGGTGGTGGTGTACAGCAGCGGGCGGCAGGACACCGAGGAGAACATCCTGCTGGGAGTGGACTTCTCCAGCAAGGAGAG TAAAAGCTGCACTATAGGAATGGTTCTTCGCCTGTGGAGTGATACTAAAATCCATCTGGATGGGGATGG TGGTTTCAGCgtgagcactgcagggaggatgcACATCTTCAAACCTGTGTCAGTGCAAGCCATGTG GTCTGCTTTACAGATCCTCCACAAAGCCTGTGAAGTTGCCAGGAGGTACAACTACTTCCCAGGGGGGGTGGCCTTGGTGTGGGCCACCTACTACGAGAGCTGCATCAGCTCGGACCAGAGCTGCATCAACGAGTGGAACGCCATGCAGGACCTGGAGTCCACCCGGCCCGACTCCCCAGCCCTCTTTGTTGACAA GCCGACGGAAAGGGAACGGACAGAGCGGCTCATCAAAGCCAAGCTCAGGAGCATCATGACCAGCAAAGACCTGGAAAATGTCACTTCCAAGGAG ATCCGCAACGAGCTGGAGAAACACATGAACTGCAACTTGAAGGAATTCAAGGAATTCATCGACAATGAAATGCTGCTGATCCTGGGTCAGATGGACAAACCATCCCTGATTTTTGATCATTTGTACCTG GGCTCCGAGTGGAACGCGTCCaacctggaggagctgcagggctcgGG CATTGACTACATCCTGAATGTCACCCGGGAAATCGACAACTTCTTCCCGGGCCTGTTCGCCTACCACAACATCCGCGTGTACGACGAGGAGACCACGGACCTGCTGGCCCACTGGAACGAGGCTTATCACTTCatcaacaaggccaa GAAGAACCACTCCAAGTGCCTGGTGCACTGCAAGATGGGCGTGAGCCGCTCCGCGTCCACCGTCATCGCCTACGCCATGAAGGAGTTTGGCTGGTCCCTGGAGAAGGCCTACAACTACGTGAAGCAGAAGCGCAGCATCACGCGGCCCAACGCCGGCTTCATGCGGCAGCTGCTGGAGTACGAGGGCATCCTGGATGCCAG CAAGCAGCGCCACAACAAACTGTggaagcagcaggcagagagcaaCCTGCCCCAGAGCACCGACGGCACCGCGGGCTCGGGAGACTTCCTACTGGAGAGCTTGGACATCGACCTGGAGAACCGCCTGGCCGACCTGGACATGCCCTCCCAGTCGGCCTACCTGGACAACCGCGGCGGCCCCGACGGCTCCGCGGGCTTCCATTACTGCTTCCGCCGCCTGTCGGACACGCTGCTGGAGAACAAGATCCCCGCCGACAGGGAGGGCTTCTTCCacatggagcagctggagcGGGATGCCCTGGTGGGACAGCCTCCCTCTGCACCGTCCCAGGGACGGCTGCTGGAGATGGGAAAGGCCCCGCAGAGAGCGGAGccgctggcagagctgggcgGCTTCTGTGAGAAAGAGGCAAAGAAGAAATTGGACTTCAGCCccaggaagggaaggatggTCCTTGGGGAGCCAGGGGAGGACGGTGTCAGGGAGGAaaatcccatggaaaagtggAAGCGGCGTTTGTCCATGCACAAGGAGGAGAGCAGGCTCAATAGGGAGAACTTGaataacaacaacagcaaaaggaGTTGCCCAGAGGATTTTGAG cacGATGCCGTGTTCGGGATCCTCAGCAAGGTGAAGCCTTCCTACCAGTCCTGCACTGACTGCATGTATTCCTCGGCGGGGCTGGCCCCCGAGCCCTTCGGGGAGCAGTGCGAGAGGCTCGGCGCCGCGCGGCGCAGCAGCGCCATCTGCACGCAGCCCCCGCTGCTGTCCCACCTGCACTCCCACCCCATGGAGCACCTGCCCAGCAGAGCAACCCCCGAGGAGCCCGGCAGGACTAAGCACAGCGAGGCCTCGCTCCCTCTGGCGCCGGCAGCCGGGGCTGTGGAGGGTGGCACCTGCAGGTCACTCGATCAGCACTGCGGCCTTTTGGAGAGAGCGAAAGATGCGCCAAAAACCCCCGAGAAAACTCCGCTGCCCAGGAGGAACTCCCACTGTGACAGGAGCCTCCTTCACGCGGAGGTGGGCAGGGAAGAGTCTCTGGCCAGAAAGGACCCCAGACCTACCAAGGACCTGAAGTACCTGTTGTTCAGCAAAGACTTGGAAAAGCCCAGCGCCAACAGTTACTTGATGCAGCACCAGGAGTcgctgctccagctgcagaaagcGGGATTGGTCAGGAAGCACACCAAAGAGCTGGAGCGCCTCAAGAGCCTGCCCTCGGACGCCTCGGCGCTGCTCCGGGACAGCAGGGTGGACTCCAGCATCGTGGAGGAAAGCGAGGACTTCATGTCCCATCCCAGCCTTGTGCCTCTGCTGGCGCCGGCCCCGCTGGCGCCCGGAGGCGCCGAGAACGACCTGGAGAAGCCGGGGGTGAGGCGCGTCCTGGAGGGGAGCTCCCAGAAAACCTCCACGCCGGCCGGGTGCCGCCTGGAGCACACGAGCAGCTTCACCAAGGACTTCCTGAAGACCATCTGCTacaccccttcctcctcccgcAGCTCCAACCTGACGCGGAGCTCCAGCAGCGACAGCATCCACAGCGTGCGGGGCAAGCCCGGCCTGGTGAAGCAGCGCACGCAGGAGATCGAGACCAGGCTGCGCCTGGCCGGCCTCACCGTGTCCTCACCCCTGAAAAGGTCCAATTCCCTCGCCAAGCTGGGCTGTCTCAACCTGTCCTCCGAGGACTTGTCCAGTGACGTGGACGTGTCCACCATCACGGACTCCAAGGAGGCCGTGTCCAGCGAGGGCTCCGCGCTCTGTGAGCCCCCGCTGAGGAGCGCGGACGGCGCCTCCAGACCGGGGGTGAAGCCTCTGCCTGGGAACTTGAAGAACACGCTCTGGATGGGCAAAAGTTGA
- the SSH1 gene encoding protein phosphatase Slingshot homolog 1 isoform X2, whose amino-acid sequence MNLFELPDFCLTLGPPRCCRCAEKSSLNYLSESFFMVKGAALFLQQGNSSQGQRSLQHPHKHAGDLPQHLQVMINLLRCEDRIKLAVRLESVWSDRVRYMVVVYSSGRQDTEENILLGVDFSSKESKSCTIGMVLRLWSDTKIHLDGDGGFSVSTAGRMHIFKPVSVQAMWSALQILHKACEVARRYNYFPGGVALVWATYYESCISSDQSCINEWNAMQDLESTRPDSPALFVDKPTERERTERLIKAKLRSIMTSKDLENVTSKEIRNELEKHMNCNLKEFKEFIDNEMLLILGQMDKPSLIFDHLYLGSEWNASNLEELQGSGIDYILNVTREIDNFFPGLFAYHNIRVYDEETTDLLAHWNEAYHFINKAKKNHSKCLVHCKMGVSRSASTVIAYAMKEFGWSLEKAYNYVKQKRSITRPNAGFMRQLLEYEGILDASKQRHNKLWKQQAESNLPQSTDGTAGSGDFLLESLDIDLENRLADLDMPSQSAYLDNRGGPDGSAGFHYCFRRLSDTLLENKIPADREGFFHMEQLERDALVGQPPSAPSQGRLLEMGKAPQRAEPLAELGGFCEKEAKKKLDFSPRKGRMVLGEPGEDGVREENPMEKWKRRLSMHKEESRLNRENLNNNNSKRSCPEDFEHDAVFGILSKVKPSYQSCTDCMYSSAGLAPEPFGEQCERLGAARRSSAICTQPPLLSHLHSHPMEHLPSRATPEEPGRTKHSEASLPLAPAAGAVEGGTCRSLDQHCGLLERAKDAPKTPEKTPLPRRNSHCDRSLLHAEVGREESLARKDPRPTKDLKYLLFSKDLEKPSANSYLMQHQESLLQLQKAGLVRKHTKELERLKSLPSDASALLRDSRVDSSIVEESEDFMSHPSLVPLLAPAPLAPGGAENDLEKPGVRRVLEGSSQKTSTPAGCRLEHTSSFTKDFLKTICYTPSSSRSSNLTRSSSSDSIHSVRGKPGLVKQRTQEIETRLRLAGLTVSSPLKRSNSLAKLGCLNLSSEDLSSDVDVSTITDSKEAVSSEGSALCEPPLRSADGASRPGVKPLPGNLKNTLWMGKS is encoded by the exons ATGAATCTTTTCGAATTGCCTGACTTCTGTCTGACGCTGGGGCCACCACGATGCTGCCGCTGCGCAGAGAAAAGCAGCCTGAATTA cctcagcGAGAGCTTTTTCATGGTGAAAGGTGCAGCCCTTTTCTTACAGCAAGGAAACAGCTCCCAGGGCCAGCGAAGCCTCCAGCATCCCCACAAACATGCAG GTGACTtgccccagcacctccaggtgATGATCAACCTCCTGCGCTGTGAGGACAGGATCAAACTG GCCGTGCGCTTGGAGAGCGTGTGGAGCGACCGCGTGCGCTACATGGTGGTGGTGTACAGCAGCGGGCGGCAGGACACCGAGGAGAACATCCTGCTGGGAGTGGACTTCTCCAGCAAGGAGAG TAAAAGCTGCACTATAGGAATGGTTCTTCGCCTGTGGAGTGATACTAAAATCCATCTGGATGGGGATGG TGGTTTCAGCgtgagcactgcagggaggatgcACATCTTCAAACCTGTGTCAGTGCAAGCCATGTG GTCTGCTTTACAGATCCTCCACAAAGCCTGTGAAGTTGCCAGGAGGTACAACTACTTCCCAGGGGGGGTGGCCTTGGTGTGGGCCACCTACTACGAGAGCTGCATCAGCTCGGACCAGAGCTGCATCAACGAGTGGAACGCCATGCAGGACCTGGAGTCCACCCGGCCCGACTCCCCAGCCCTCTTTGTTGACAA GCCGACGGAAAGGGAACGGACAGAGCGGCTCATCAAAGCCAAGCTCAGGAGCATCATGACCAGCAAAGACCTGGAAAATGTCACTTCCAAGGAG ATCCGCAACGAGCTGGAGAAACACATGAACTGCAACTTGAAGGAATTCAAGGAATTCATCGACAATGAAATGCTGCTGATCCTGGGTCAGATGGACAAACCATCCCTGATTTTTGATCATTTGTACCTG GGCTCCGAGTGGAACGCGTCCaacctggaggagctgcagggctcgGG CATTGACTACATCCTGAATGTCACCCGGGAAATCGACAACTTCTTCCCGGGCCTGTTCGCCTACCACAACATCCGCGTGTACGACGAGGAGACCACGGACCTGCTGGCCCACTGGAACGAGGCTTATCACTTCatcaacaaggccaa GAAGAACCACTCCAAGTGCCTGGTGCACTGCAAGATGGGCGTGAGCCGCTCCGCGTCCACCGTCATCGCCTACGCCATGAAGGAGTTTGGCTGGTCCCTGGAGAAGGCCTACAACTACGTGAAGCAGAAGCGCAGCATCACGCGGCCCAACGCCGGCTTCATGCGGCAGCTGCTGGAGTACGAGGGCATCCTGGATGCCAG CAAGCAGCGCCACAACAAACTGTggaagcagcaggcagagagcaaCCTGCCCCAGAGCACCGACGGCACCGCGGGCTCGGGAGACTTCCTACTGGAGAGCTTGGACATCGACCTGGAGAACCGCCTGGCCGACCTGGACATGCCCTCCCAGTCGGCCTACCTGGACAACCGCGGCGGCCCCGACGGCTCCGCGGGCTTCCATTACTGCTTCCGCCGCCTGTCGGACACGCTGCTGGAGAACAAGATCCCCGCCGACAGGGAGGGCTTCTTCCacatggagcagctggagcGGGATGCCCTGGTGGGACAGCCTCCCTCTGCACCGTCCCAGGGACGGCTGCTGGAGATGGGAAAGGCCCCGCAGAGAGCGGAGccgctggcagagctgggcgGCTTCTGTGAGAAAGAGGCAAAGAAGAAATTGGACTTCAGCCccaggaagggaaggatggTCCTTGGGGAGCCAGGGGAGGACGGTGTCAGGGAGGAaaatcccatggaaaagtggAAGCGGCGTTTGTCCATGCACAAGGAGGAGAGCAGGCTCAATAGGGAGAACTTGaataacaacaacagcaaaaggaGTTGCCCAGAGGATTTTGAG cacGATGCCGTGTTCGGGATCCTCAGCAAGGTGAAGCCTTCCTACCAGTCCTGCACTGACTGCATGTATTCCTCGGCGGGGCTGGCCCCCGAGCCCTTCGGGGAGCAGTGCGAGAGGCTCGGCGCCGCGCGGCGCAGCAGCGCCATCTGCACGCAGCCCCCGCTGCTGTCCCACCTGCACTCCCACCCCATGGAGCACCTGCCCAGCAGAGCAACCCCCGAGGAGCCCGGCAGGACTAAGCACAGCGAGGCCTCGCTCCCTCTGGCGCCGGCAGCCGGGGCTGTGGAGGGTGGCACCTGCAGGTCACTCGATCAGCACTGCGGCCTTTTGGAGAGAGCGAAAGATGCGCCAAAAACCCCCGAGAAAACTCCGCTGCCCAGGAGGAACTCCCACTGTGACAGGAGCCTCCTTCACGCGGAGGTGGGCAGGGAAGAGTCTCTGGCCAGAAAGGACCCCAGACCTACCAAGGACCTGAAGTACCTGTTGTTCAGCAAAGACTTGGAAAAGCCCAGCGCCAACAGTTACTTGATGCAGCACCAGGAGTcgctgctccagctgcagaaagcGGGATTGGTCAGGAAGCACACCAAAGAGCTGGAGCGCCTCAAGAGCCTGCCCTCGGACGCCTCGGCGCTGCTCCGGGACAGCAGGGTGGACTCCAGCATCGTGGAGGAAAGCGAGGACTTCATGTCCCATCCCAGCCTTGTGCCTCTGCTGGCGCCGGCCCCGCTGGCGCCCGGAGGCGCCGAGAACGACCTGGAGAAGCCGGGGGTGAGGCGCGTCCTGGAGGGGAGCTCCCAGAAAACCTCCACGCCGGCCGGGTGCCGCCTGGAGCACACGAGCAGCTTCACCAAGGACTTCCTGAAGACCATCTGCTacaccccttcctcctcccgcAGCTCCAACCTGACGCGGAGCTCCAGCAGCGACAGCATCCACAGCGTGCGGGGCAAGCCCGGCCTGGTGAAGCAGCGCACGCAGGAGATCGAGACCAGGCTGCGCCTGGCCGGCCTCACCGTGTCCTCACCCCTGAAAAGGTCCAATTCCCTCGCCAAGCTGGGCTGTCTCAACCTGTCCTCCGAGGACTTGTCCAGTGACGTGGACGTGTCCACCATCACGGACTCCAAGGAGGCCGTGTCCAGCGAGGGCTCCGCGCTCTGTGAGCCCCCGCTGAGGAGCGCGGACGGCGCCTCCAGACCGGGGGTGAAGCCTCTGCCTGGGAACTTGAAGAACACGCTCTGGATGGGCAAAAGTTGA